Proteins from one Drosophila virilis strain 15010-1051.87 unplaced genomic scaffold, Dvir_AGI_RSII-ME tig00001925, whole genome shotgun sequence genomic window:
- the LOC138911673 gene encoding uncharacterized protein, which translates to MVARRGAVSHIYCDNDTNFVGASNKLLELKKFMFNTSTQDAILSYCSSEEITFHFIPPRAPDFGRPLGGRCQERKEFSGTYPRFTFEELNTAVVEIEAVLNSRPLSPLSSDPNDFSGLTAAHFLNRDAPRALPKREIITNNISNLDRYEQITAVKQQFWRRWSAEYVNELRARTKWTSASLNLTVDSMVIIHDDNTPPLHWILGRVESVARQQETLNEDWSQDPQ; encoded by the exons ATGGTTGCCCGTCGTGGAGCAGTATCGCACATCTATTGTGACAACGACACAAATTTTGTCGGAGCATCCAACAAGCTACTCGAGTTAAAGAAGTTCATGTTCAACACTAGCACTCAAGATGCAATCCTATCATATTGTTCCTCTGAAGAGATAACCTTTCATTTCATTCCACCTAGGGCTCCAGACTTTGGGAGGCCTTTGGGAGGCCGCTGTCAAGAGCGCAAAGAGTTTTCTGGTACATACCCCCGGTTCACCTTTGAGGAACTGAACACCGCAGTCGTTGAGATAGAAGCAGTACTCAACTCTCGCCCGCTGTCACCGCTATCATCTGATCCCAACGACTTCAGCGGTCTCACTGCAGCTCACTTTCTAAATAGAGATGCACCGCGCGCTTTGCCCAAGCGTGAGATTATCACCAACAACATCTCCAACTTGGATCGTTACGAACAGATCACAGCTGTTAAACAACAATTCTGGCGTCGTTGGTCTGCGGAGTATGTGAACGAGCTTCGAGCCAGGACAAAATGGACTTCAGCTTCCCTAAATCTCACAGTTGACTCTATGGTCATCATACATGACGACAACACACCGCCATTACACTGGATATTAGGGCGTGTTGAGTCTGTT GCCCGCCAGCAGGAAACTCTCAACGAAGACTGGTCGCAAGATCCCCAGTAG